The Lonchura striata isolate bLonStr1 chromosome 8, bLonStr1.mat, whole genome shotgun sequence genomic interval GGGCGCGCTCTCCGCCCGCTGCTCCCCGGGCCCCGCCGGTGCTTGCCCGTCCCCCCGGGACTTCCTTCCCGCCGGCTCCGGCGTCACTCAGGGACCCCCTTCTTCACGCAGTGACGTCAAGGGGGGGACACCCCTCGCAGCGGCGGGGGGGAATCCCCTCCCCTCGGCGGCTGACCCGAGCGCTGTGTGTCCCCCGGGCGTGTGTCCcccccgctcccggtgccgcggcggcggggccggcagggggcgcggcgcggcgggcggtgACGCCGGTTGGCGGCATggccgcggggcccggcggggcggcggcggcggcggcggcggcggccggggcgcGCGGGCTCGGGGCCGCCTGCCTGCGCCTCCTCCGCCGCgtccgccgcgccgccgccgcgctcaTGGCCTTCGCCGCCCCGCTGCTGTTCCGGCTGGGGTGAGTGAGCGAGCGAGCGAAAGAGCGAGCGGTCGCCGCTGCGGGACCCCCGCAGGGAGGCAGCCACCGCCGCCCGCCTTTGTGCTGCCGCCGGGAGGGAGGGCCCACCgccctcccctgcctgtgcGGAGCCGCCCGGGGAGGAACCCGCGGCCGCGCCGGCACGGAGAGACcgggctggggctcagcccgCTCCGGCCGGGGAGTCGGGGCGGTCGGTGCCAGCccggccgccggggccggggaCCAGGCGCCGCCTCCCCCCGCGCGGTGCCGGTCACCCTCCCGTGCGGGGCGCCTTCTCTCGGGTGTCACCGCTGAcctgccccggtgccccggCCGTGGTCAGGCTACCCGGCGCTGGCAGGAGCCCCTGTCCTCGGTTTCGGGCTCCCACCGCCACAAACGCGGGGGAACCCCGGCTACTGCAGGGATCGCTCCCGGTGCGCCATCCAGGGGCGCCCTCGGCCGGGAATGGACTTTGCAACCCGGGTCTTTACATGTCCTTCATTGCACCATTCCCCGTCCCATCCCAAAACGCGCTGCTGTGGAAACGGGGAGGTCCCTCCGAGCCCCGCAGCCTGATGTCTTTTGCACACCCACATCCACGGGGCCATTTTTTGCCGCCCTTTTCCTCGGCCCATTGTCTTTCCTGATTTCCCGGAGCATGGTAAGGTTGGGCATGTCCCCCCCCCCGGAGCATGGGTAGGAacagccagctccagcccctcctgctgaGCACCCCGCAGCAATGCCTCCCCAGTCCTTGCTGCTTGAAATAGCTGGAGGGTGCCTGCTCGGGGAACCAATCCTGCCCTCATCCACACCCCTAGGCATCTGGGGTGTGGagtacatacacacacacacacacctcctGAAGCCCTCCCGAATGAGAAGGTGGCCCTGTATGTGTTCCCTGCGGGAGTCACAGCCCCGGCAGTAGCCCCCTTCCCAAGTGGGTTTGTTAGGGGAACTGGGGTTTAATGCCTAGGGGTGTCTGCCCTCCCTAGGTACAGCCTGTACGCCCGCACACGCCTGGGCTACCTCTTCTACCAGCGGCAGGTGAAGAAGGCCCGGGAGCGATATCCGCACGGCCACTCCGTGCCCCAGCCCTACTGCTTCCCTGGTGAGTCCTGGCGAGCCCCTCCCACACCACTCTTTGCGGTGTCCCCCAGCGCTGGCACTTTGGGCTGGAGAAGGATTGCCATCACTGAATTGCCTGAAACACATTTAACTAAGAATTTGATGTAAGATGTGGGGAGTTTGACCTGGACTCCGccttttccagctgcagggGATCATGCCTTGACTCTGTCTCTTCCTCCCCAGGGGTGAAAATCCTGCCCATTCCTGTGCTCTCCAACAACTACAGCTACCTGGTCATCGACACTGGCTCCAGCCAAGCAGCTGTCATCGACCCCTCTGACCCACTGGCTGTACAGGTGAGACCCTCACAACAACCTGACCTGGTGTTTGGCTGTCTCCAGGTGACGGAGTGGCATGTCTGTATTTTGGGGTTAAAGGGGAGCAAATCTGCCCCTAATCTGCAGCCATTAGTGCCCAAGGCAAGATTGGAGCACgacaggggagcagggagagacaGGGTTTAGGGGAAAACTGGTATTTGGGTTCTCTGTCCCTCCTAATTTCTCTGTCCATATttcctccccaggctgccatTGAAGATGAGGGGGTGATGCTGGAGGCCATATtctgcacacacaaacactggTAAGGGGCAAGAGGTGGCCCTGGAAGGGTTGGTAGCTGCTGTGAAGGCAGCCCCACCTcaggcagcccccagccctgccccattTAGTGGGGGGTACATTTAGGGTCTCTGACctccctttctgcagggaccacAGCGGAGGGAACGAGGCGCTCTgccagaagcacaactcctgcAGGGTGTATGGCAGCGCTCTCGATGCCATCCCACAGCTCACCAAGTAAGTCCTACACCCCCCTAGCACCCCGTAAATCTGGGGGGAGCTGCATTCCCAACCACCACTGTCTGCAGCACTCACCCACCAGTCCATCCCCCCAGCAGCATGTTGGGCAGAGTCCTGGCATGCTCCTGACTCCAGCCTGTGAGAAGGGTTGCCATGGGAGGCATGCATtttgaggggctgggggagcagccTGACAGTGCTCCCTGCTCCCGGCACAGCCCACTTGCAGACAGGGAGAAGGTGACCGTGGGCTGCCTGACCTTCGAGGCGCTCGCCACTCCTGGCCACACTGTGGGCCACATGGTGTATGTGCTGGACGGGGGCCCCTTCCGCAGCCCCCCCTGCCTGTTCTCTGGGGACCTCCTCTTCCTTGCTGGCTGTGGTGAGTGCACCCAGCCCCAGACAGGGGGCTGGGGGATTACCCCATCCTGAGGTGGGCTTAGGGgtaccccccagacccccccccATGACAGGCAGTTGTGTGGGGGTCCAGGCAGGCCATTTGAAGGCTCCCCTGAGACCATGCTCGCCTCCCTGGACCTGGCCATGGGCTTGGGCGAGGACACGCTGCTTTGGCCAGGTGAGTGTCCCCaacagcagggcagcgctgctgGTGTCCCCCTAATCCTCACTGCCAAGGGGGAAAGCTGGGTGGGGGTGATGCTAAGGGCTGCATATGGGGGTCCACAGGCCACGAATATGCACTGGAGTGCCTGACCTTCGCCAGCCTCCTGGAGCTGGACAATTCCGCGCTGGAGCAGAAGCTGCAGTGGGCAGTGCAGCAACGGCAGGAGAAGAGGAGCACGGTGAGGCATGGGGGTCCCTGCGTGCAGCACCCACCACCCTGACCCCTCAAGGGGCTGCCTTGGCAGGGATGCTGCACCCTAACACCCTCTTGCATAGTGGGTGCCATAGGgcagggggctctgggggcattcccagctccttgCCGGGGGCGCTGCCTCCAGCAGGGGAGCTGAGCAGCTGCCCCCGCAGTGCCCCTCCACGCTGGGGGAAGAGCAGACCTACAACCCCTTCCTGCGGACCCACCGGCCGGAGCTGCAGGACGCACTGGGACTGTGGCAGGGCGACGGGGAGGACCTTGATGCCTTTCGTGCCCGTGTCCTCAAGGAGGTGCGGAGGCGCAAGGACCTCTACCAAGCCACCTAGATCTCACCCCACTCCCCGGATCCCCCTTTTCCACAGGGCCGGGTGATGGCTGGGCACAGGAAGCCCAAGATTGTGtggtttgttttgctgtgaATCTCCCTCCTGGGGTGCAGGGttggaggagggggaagagTGGACACCCCCTTAAGTGGGCACCCCATAAGTGATCCTTGCCTTTGCTCCCTCGAACTTGGGGGTCACCAGCTGTCACATAGAAGCACCTCAGTCCTCTCTCGGGGATTTTGTAGCCCCCCGCCTCACTGCTGGGGCTATAGGAATGGCACCAAGGGTTTCTCCTACAATCCTCCCACCCCACTCCCCCGTTTTTCTGTGAGTCTCCAATTTCCcctccaccaccaccatcaccacTCAGCCCCCTCCCCTTAAGCCCCCAGTGTTGTGCATCTCCTTTGtgggggctgggatggagccagCAAGGGGAGGCGGGCCGGCAGTACTACCTCCAGGCAAggggctcctctccagcacCCCATCCTTGACGCCAGAGCCCCCCTGTACgtacacacacgcacacacacgcTGGGACGGGACCATAGAGTCGCACTGCTGGGGTGTGGGGGATGCTGCTTCGCTGGGGATCGGAGCCACAATCACCCCCACGCCCCAAATAAAAGACTGGATCGATTTTACACCTGTTCGTCCCTTTCTCTCCCCGTCGGTGGGGACGCCCCGGCGCTAAagccggcggcggggcgcggccgctTTAAGAGGAGGAGCCGGGGCGTTGCCGGGGAGACGGGAGGcgtcggggggcgccggggTCGGTCCGGCAGGGCGGGGCCCGGAGTACCGGGGGCCGGGGAGtggcggggctgggggctgcggAGGCGGGGTGGGCGCCACTGCCGCCCCAGGGTCACGCGTGGGGCGGGCGCCGCGGCTCGGGGgagccccgccgccccctcaCCCGAGGGTCCGGCAGCGGGAGGCATGGAGCCCCGTCCCGAGAGCCCGCAGGACACCCCGAGCACGGCGGACACTGCTGCCGAGTTCCTGAGCCTCATCGGTGCGTGCCTCCTCCAGCCTGCCCCTTGTCCCGCCACACCGGGCCCGGGGCAAGGCGGGGGGCAGCGGGCCGGAGAGTGAGGGGTTAAGCGGGATAAATAGCGAGGGACTCGGCCCAGCCTCCGGGGGGAACGGAGAAAGGGaggggcactgggcaggggcgacAGTCACTTCGGGgggagtgaccagagtgaccatcTCCTCGCGGTCCCTCTGTGTTGGGGTCACCATCACCTCTGTGcagggctgaaggagctggagtGGTGCCTGTTTGCTGAGACGCTGGCAGTGGTGACTCCACCGAGGGACAAGGCAGAGGGCCAGTGGTGGATGGCAGCCCAGTGGGCACCCTACCAGCGGGAAGGTGAGCCGGTGCAGAGCTGCATCCTGGTGCAAACCAGGTTCCGAGGCAAACAGGATGGTGTTCCTGCCTCCAGCACCCTCAAAGGTGAGCCAGGGGTGGCTTTTAGGGGGTTCCTTcctccccagggctggaacATCCCTGTCCAccagcccccagggctgggaacgGGGACAGTGCCAACAGGATTGGTTGAGCATGGCTTTGCTCTGGCAGCCTACGTGACCTGGCAGCTGGAgaccctggagcaggaggagcaggagtgcCTGGAGGTGATTGATATGGTGGTGGCACGTCCCCGTCCCTGTGTCCTACCCGCTGCCCTGGGGTGTGCCCTGCAGTGGTGCCCtcctgggggctgtgccccctgcaaggctgctgtgggtagtCTGGTGTCCCTTGTCATGCTTAgactccagctgtgccccagcagcctaGTCCCCATCCCCTCTGGGtggcagctgggatggggagTTTCCCACAATGCATCTGGTATGGCACCCCGACTGACAGCGGTGCTGGGGTTGCCACTCAGAGGGGTGCCCTGGCTCTACCCTCCACCCTGTGCCTCCCATCCCTCCCGCAGCTCAGACCATATCCCATAGAGAAGACGACCCACATCGTGAGCCACGAGCACGGGATGACGGTCACAAAGACGCTGCAGGAGGGAGGGGTGAGGTTGAGGGAAGGGTCACATCCTGGGAGGGGGCAGCACAGCTGGCCTGTCTCACCAGGGGAGCCCAGGCTCCGGGGGTTGCTGTCCCTGGGACGCTGGAGGTAgccaggtctctctgcaggcagagccACGGTGCCAGAGCTTCTCATACAGCCGGGCCACGCTGCGGGCGCGGCTGCTGGAGGGtgccagcctcctgctgctgcgGGTGCTGGCACGCCGGCAGACAATGCCCCTCGACCTTGTCTTCCCAGCCATCAACAGCGAGGGCGACCTCTGCACCGCCAGCTATGTGAGCCGCCAGCCAGCACGGGCGTGGTCTGGGCCAGGTTGGGGAcaccaggctgggatgagggaAGCAGGAGCGGGCAGAATGTGGTTGACAGTGTGGGGGGACACATGGGGATGGCAGCTGGGGGCAGAGGTGACTCTGAGACAAGGCTGACCCCTGGCCGTACCGCCCCCAGTCTGCCCTGGGCATCCAGCGGCAGGCAGTGGGCTCGGCAGAGGCTGAGGTGTTCGTGATCGAGCGAGCCGTGCACGCCGGCGCAGGCGCCCGCACTGTGTGGCACAGCAGCTTCCTCCCCAGCGGGTAAGGGCAGGGCTCTGGTCAGagcaccccagccctgccagtcTGCTGGGACCCAGGATGGGGGGGTCAAGGGCTCTTCTTCCCCTCTCAGGCGTTTGGCTCAGCTGATGCAGATCGGCTCTCCAGTGCTGATGCTTCTACAGGATGAATCCATCCTCAGCAAGTCAGGTACTGAGCAGGGAAGGCTTGTGTccccccagcacaggcagccccTCCCCACTGTCTAGAAGTCAAGGGGGAACACTCTGCCCTGCCTTTCTGCTGCCAGGCAAGTTTGAGCCTCAGCTCCCCTTCCCCAAAGAACCGCTGGACTGGAAGGAGGACATGGAGCTCTACTGCTATTTCCTGGACAGGAAGGTAAGATGGGtggacatggggacaaggggacatGGGGCTGTGCCAATCTCCAGCAGGGTCTCCCCTGGTGTGCCCAGGAAGCACACTGAGGGGGCAGGCTGACCAACAGCCTTCCTCACGCCTTCTTAAGTGTGGGAGAGGACCCAGGCTCCTGTCCCACTCACTCTGACTCCTGTCCCCCTCACCCTGGCTCAGTGCCCAGGGGGAAATGTGTGTTCATGCCCATCCTGTCCCCCACTGCAGGATGAGCTGCAACTATCCCATGCTGCCTACCTCCAGCAGCACCCCGAGGTCCGGGCACTGCTGTCTGACTTCCTCCAGGCAttgctcctccagcagccacaTGACACCATCTCCTTTGCTGCGGAATTCTTCGCCTACCAGCGGCCCATTGGGAGCCCCTTTGGCTCCactggagctgccagccccctccccaactCCCCAGCTGGCCACCCTCCATCTAACAGCAAATAAAG includes:
- the PNKD gene encoding putative thioesterase PNKD isoform X1, translated to MAFAAPLLFRLGYSLYARTRLGYLFYQRQVKKARERYPHGHSVPQPYCFPGVKILPIPVLSNNYSYLVIDTGSSQAAVIDPSDPLAVQAAIEDEGVMLEAIFCTHKHWDHSGGNEALCQKHNSCRVYGSALDAIPQLTNPLADREKVTVGCLTFEALATPGHTVGHMVYVLDGGPFRSPPCLFSGDLLFLAGCGRPFEGSPETMLASLDLAMGLGEDTLLWPGHEYALECLTFASLLELDNSALEQKLQWAVQQRQEKRSTCPSTLGEEQTYNPFLRTHRPELQDALGLWQGDGEDLDAFRARVLKEVRRRKDLYQAT
- the PNKD gene encoding putative thioesterase PNKD isoform X2, whose translation is MAAARGGLRGLLVAVRAAACPAKARGRPDARGTRLFGQSCPRPAGQRASQEPSSGGLPEGVEYIPTRKKGKNPMKPVGVAWYSLYARTRLGYLFYQRQVKKARERYPHGHSVPQPYCFPGVKILPIPVLSNNYSYLVIDTGSSQAAVIDPSDPLAVQAAIEDEGVMLEAIFCTHKHWDHSGGNEALCQKHNSCRVYGSALDAIPQLTNPLADREKVTVGCLTFEALATPGHTVGHMVYVLDGGPFRSPPCLFSGDLLFLAGCGRPFEGSPETMLASLDLAMGLGEDTLLWPGHEYALECLTFASLLELDNSALEQKLQWAVQQRQEKRSTCPSTLGEEQTYNPFLRTHRPELQDALGLWQGDGEDLDAFRARVLKEVRRRKDLYQAT
- the CATIP gene encoding ciliogenesis-associated TTC17-interacting protein, with product MEPRPESPQDTPSTADTAAEFLSLIGLKELEWCLFAETLAVVTPPRDKAEGQWWMAAQWAPYQREGEPVQSCILVQTRFRGKQDGVPASSTLKAYVTWQLETLEQEEQECLELRPYPIEKTTHIVSHEHGMTVTKTLQEGGAEPRCQSFSYSRATLRARLLEGASLLLLRVLARRQTMPLDLVFPAINSEGDLCTASYSALGIQRQAVGSAEAEVFVIERAVHAGAGARTVWHSSFLPSGRLAQLMQIGSPVLMLLQDESILSKSGKFEPQLPFPKEPLDWKEDMELYCYFLDRKDELQLSHAAYLQQHPEVRALLSDFLQALLLQQPHDTISFAAEFFAYQRPIGSPFGSTGAASPLPNSPAGHPPSNSK